Proteins from a genomic interval of Ignavibacteriales bacterium:
- a CDS encoding DMT family transporter has product MSYIGEMCALLTACCWSGSALAFSAATLRVGPIRLNVTRLLMAALLLFVTVILAGVEIHLSSSQLRNLAISGIIGLVIGDTYLFKAYENIGARSGMLIMSFAPAISALLAYVLLGEVLGSMGAIGMGVTLLGIAVVVLERREAVRGTRRTHALGILYGFIAAAGQGAALVLAKMAFNEGPVNGFVASLIRISSAVIIIFPLARLAGEYSNSIEIYTKDRRALWLTILGSFLGPFLGITLSLVAVTYTTVGIAATLMATVPILMLPLVKYVLKEKVSWRALAGAVVAVGGVAILFLR; this is encoded by the coding sequence ATGAGCTATATCGGCGAAATGTGCGCGCTGCTGACTGCGTGTTGCTGGTCCGGCAGCGCGCTTGCATTTTCTGCGGCAACCCTGAGGGTCGGCCCAATCCGGCTCAATGTCACTCGTCTCCTCATGGCGGCTCTTCTCTTGTTTGTCACCGTCATACTCGCCGGTGTCGAAATTCATCTCTCCTCGTCCCAGCTCCGGAACCTGGCAATCAGCGGAATCATCGGCCTGGTCATCGGTGACACCTACCTTTTCAAGGCGTACGAGAATATCGGAGCGCGGAGTGGCATGCTCATCATGTCCTTTGCCCCGGCGATAAGCGCTCTCCTTGCGTATGTGCTTCTCGGCGAAGTGCTCGGATCGATGGGTGCGATTGGCATGGGAGTGACGCTGCTGGGTATCGCGGTCGTTGTCCTTGAACGGCGTGAAGCCGTCAGAGGAACTCGGAGAACGCACGCGCTGGGAATCCTCTACGGATTCATTGCCGCCGCGGGGCAGGGTGCGGCCCTTGTCCTGGCGAAGATGGCGTTTAACGAAGGACCTGTCAATGGTTTTGTCGCATCCCTGATCAGGATCTCGTCCGCCGTCATCATCATTTTCCCGCTCGCCCGGCTGGCCGGTGAGTACAGCAATTCAATAGAGATCTATACGAAAGATCGCCGCGCGCTCTGGCTGACCATACTCGGTTCGTTCCTCGGACCGTTCCTGGGCATCACGCTGAGTCTCGTTGCCGTGACGTATACGACAGTGGGAATAGCGGCCACGCTTATGGCGACAGTACCGATTCTTATGCTCCCTCTCGTAAAATACGTCTTGAAAGAGAAAGTCTCCTGGCGTGCGCTCGCTGGAGCCGTCGTTGCGGTGGGGGGAGTAGCGATTCTCTTCCTTCGTTGA
- a CDS encoding RNA polymerase sigma factor — MIGIQSIPVQDIKSLEDAVGAEHRHLFDFIRRRVRTTEDAEDILQDVLFQFVASYSVTEPIEKLTAWLFRVARNKIIDWYRKKRPDSLPRDEANPGEPINLEDILYDNSMSPDSLYARSVVWSELSDALEDLPEEQREAFVMHELEGKSFKEIAAETGEAVNTLLSRKRYAVLALRERLQDLYDEFETTT, encoded by the coding sequence TTGATAGGAATACAGAGCATACCGGTCCAGGATATCAAATCGCTCGAAGACGCGGTCGGCGCCGAACACCGTCATCTTTTCGATTTCATCCGAAGGAGAGTCCGAACAACGGAGGACGCCGAAGACATCCTGCAGGATGTGCTCTTTCAGTTCGTTGCCAGCTACAGTGTGACGGAGCCGATTGAGAAACTGACTGCTTGGTTGTTCCGTGTTGCACGCAACAAGATTATCGATTGGTACAGGAAAAAGAGGCCCGATTCGCTCCCCCGGGATGAAGCGAATCCCGGCGAGCCGATCAACCTCGAAGACATTCTCTATGACAATTCCATGAGTCCGGACAGCCTGTATGCGAGGTCGGTCGTGTGGAGTGAATTATCTGATGCCCTCGAAGACCTCCCCGAGGAGCAACGCGAAGCGTTCGTGATGCATGAATTGGAAGGAAAGAGTTTCAAGGAGATTGCGGCGGAGACAGGCGAAGCCGTCAACACGCTGTTGTCCCGCAAGCGATACGCGGTCCTGGCTCTGCGCGAGCGGCTGCAGGATCTCTATGATGAATTCGAAACAACCACATAA
- a CDS encoding M28 family peptidase codes for MAAITRLSRPILVFVSVVVYASLCVAQKNVQYPEDQLRQQDAAAHLRFLASDELMGRMTGSPGIDVAARYIAEQFRAWGLEVFPGMEGYFQSVPLQRRVPSASGQLVLLGDTLLQGKKMATRSGAPLEWKGEYIFVGYGLIDPAAKIDDYKGIDAKGKTVVARFGSKADLNPMAALELSATKRKFAADHGAVAFIELYKGTFAWRGLASFLSRPGMELGAAGPDLPHFMIEDTSFAIGAKLQAQGKGPVSIQSGGIRREPIQARNVIGFVRGSDPKLRDEYVLLTAHYDHIGTGKGRSSSADTIFNGARDNAMGIVALIEAAQAFSIQPPKRSVIIAAVTGEEVGEFGSRHLSLNPPVPMDHIVFDLNSDGAGFDDTTIVTVVGLERTTAEGPMQEGSKRYGLTAIADPVPEQHLFDRSDNANFAAVGVPAPTYSAGFRSFGDEILKYYHKAEDQVDDSFNFSYFLRFCKAYVHSARLIADMKEKPFWKPGDKYEPAGKKLYRIQ; via the coding sequence ATGGCTGCCATCACGCGATTGTCTCGCCCCATTCTTGTGTTTGTCTCCGTTGTCGTCTACGCCTCGCTTTGCGTGGCTCAGAAAAATGTCCAGTACCCGGAAGATCAGTTGCGCCAGCAGGACGCAGCCGCCCATCTCCGTTTCCTCGCCTCGGATGAGCTCATGGGGCGCATGACCGGATCGCCCGGCATCGATGTCGCTGCCCGCTACATCGCAGAGCAGTTCCGTGCGTGGGGTCTCGAAGTGTTTCCAGGTATGGAAGGTTATTTCCAGTCAGTGCCGCTGCAGCGCCGCGTTCCTTCGGCGAGCGGCCAACTCGTCCTTCTCGGCGATACGCTTCTGCAGGGGAAGAAGATGGCAACGCGGAGTGGTGCCCCTCTGGAGTGGAAAGGGGAATACATCTTCGTCGGTTACGGGTTGATCGATCCGGCAGCGAAAATCGATGACTACAAGGGGATCGATGCCAAAGGGAAAACGGTCGTCGCCAGATTCGGATCGAAGGCGGACCTCAACCCCATGGCGGCACTCGAGCTCTCGGCGACGAAACGGAAATTCGCTGCAGATCATGGGGCCGTCGCATTCATCGAGCTTTATAAAGGAACGTTCGCCTGGCGTGGACTGGCTTCGTTTCTGAGCCGGCCGGGCATGGAACTCGGCGCAGCCGGACCGGATCTTCCGCATTTCATGATTGAAGATACATCCTTCGCTATCGGTGCGAAGCTGCAGGCTCAGGGCAAAGGGCCTGTCTCTATCCAATCAGGAGGGATTCGGCGTGAACCTATTCAGGCTCGCAATGTGATCGGCTTCGTTAGGGGCTCCGATCCAAAACTCCGCGACGAGTACGTTCTCCTCACCGCTCACTACGATCACATAGGGACGGGCAAAGGGAGGAGCTCGTCGGCGGACACGATCTTCAACGGTGCGCGCGACAACGCAATGGGAATCGTTGCCCTCATTGAGGCAGCGCAGGCGTTTTCTATCCAGCCGCCCAAACGCTCGGTCATCATCGCCGCGGTCACGGGAGAGGAAGTGGGAGAGTTCGGCAGCCGGCATCTGTCTCTCAATCCTCCCGTCCCGATGGATCATATTGTGTTCGACCTGAACAGCGACGGCGCCGGCTTCGATGACACGACGATCGTGACAGTGGTCGGGTTGGAGCGCACAACGGCTGAGGGTCCCATGCAGGAGGGATCCAAGCGGTATGGTTTGACGGCGATCGCAGACCCGGTCCCCGAACAACATCTGTTCGACAGATCGGACAATGCGAACTTCGCAGCCGTCGGTGTTCCGGCGCCTACATACAGCGCCGGCTTCCGATCGTTTGGTGATGAAATCTTGAAGTACTACCACAAAGCGGAAGATCAGGTCGACGATTCGTTCAATTTCTCCTACTTCCTCAGATTCTGCAAGGCCTACGTCCACTCTGCCCGGCTCATCGCAGACATGAAAGAGAAGCCGTTCTGGAAACCCGGGGACAAGTACGAACCCGCGGGTAAAAAACTCTATCGGATTCAATAA
- the trxA gene encoding thioredoxin, producing the protein MAENLTKQTFVEKVFDFENNPEWKYEGELPCVIDFWAPWCGPCRAVGPVIDELSKEYAGKVNFYKINTDEEQELAGAFGIRSIPSLLFVPKSGQPKMAVGAIPKNAMKEAIDKELLTGVN; encoded by the coding sequence ATGGCAGAGAATCTCACAAAACAGACGTTCGTCGAAAAAGTGTTCGACTTTGAAAACAACCCCGAGTGGAAGTATGAAGGCGAACTTCCTTGCGTCATCGACTTCTGGGCGCCGTGGTGCGGTCCGTGTCGCGCCGTAGGTCCCGTCATCGACGAGCTCTCCAAAGAATATGCCGGTAAAGTCAACTTCTATAAGATCAACACGGATGAGGAGCAGGAACTTGCCGGTGCATTCGGCATACGCAGCATCCCATCGCTCCTCTTTGTGCCGAAGTCCGGTCAGCCGAAGATGGCGGTCGGTGCCATTCCGAAAAACGCCATGAAGGAAGCAATCGACAAAGAACTGCTCACCGGAGTCAACTAA
- a CDS encoding response regulator has translation MTKVLVIDDDMAIREVIAITLRKAGYEVFKATNGAEGLELARKQLPGLIVCDVRMVLVDGYEVLAAIRNNPSTASIPFILVTSMASVERMRQGMELGADDFLPKPFTPAQLLSAVSARLEKHRLLIQEAETKLELLRQHLSTALPHELRTPLNGILGYADILRKQFSDLEPREVSQMAERIYKNGKRLNRLVENFLIYAQIEILKMDYHKIEQLRKNKAPDAQKIVDTAACQRAYESERAGDLTLRLAPGSVAMSPDYFSKTFEELFDNAIRYSKKGSPIIVETEMRGDEFVLTIRDHGRGMSVEQLHNVGAYMQFERKVYEQQGSGLGLTVARRLTEIHGGFLKLESEYGKGTTVSVTLPASRDDEAAPPDQQSAEK, from the coding sequence ATGACAAAAGTACTTGTGATCGATGATGACATGGCAATCCGCGAGGTTATTGCCATCACTCTTCGAAAAGCCGGATATGAAGTGTTCAAAGCGACGAACGGCGCAGAGGGACTTGAGCTCGCCCGCAAGCAGCTCCCCGGATTGATCGTCTGTGACGTTCGCATGGTGCTCGTCGACGGTTACGAAGTGCTCGCAGCGATCCGCAATAATCCCTCGACCGCTTCCATCCCGTTCATCCTTGTTACGTCCATGGCAAGTGTGGAGCGCATGAGGCAGGGGATGGAACTGGGCGCGGATGATTTTCTCCCGAAGCCATTTACCCCGGCGCAGCTGCTCTCGGCAGTCAGTGCCAGGCTCGAGAAGCATCGTTTGTTGATTCAGGAGGCCGAGACGAAACTCGAGCTCCTGCGCCAGCACCTGAGCACGGCCTTGCCGCACGAACTGCGAACTCCACTCAACGGTATCCTCGGATACGCGGACATCCTGCGGAAGCAGTTTTCCGATCTCGAGCCGCGCGAAGTTTCTCAGATGGCGGAGCGGATCTACAAGAACGGCAAACGGCTGAATCGCTTGGTCGAGAATTTTCTGATCTATGCGCAGATCGAAATTCTCAAGATGGATTACCACAAGATCGAGCAGCTCCGGAAGAACAAAGCTCCCGATGCGCAAAAGATCGTGGACACTGCGGCCTGTCAGCGGGCGTACGAATCTGAGCGGGCGGGAGATCTGACTTTGAGGCTGGCTCCCGGGAGTGTGGCCATGTCACCCGACTACTTCTCGAAGACTTTTGAAGAACTTTTTGACAACGCTATCCGGTACTCGAAAAAAGGATCGCCGATCATTGTCGAAACGGAGATGCGTGGCGACGAGTTTGTCCTGACGATTCGCGACCACGGGCGTGGAATGTCTGTAGAACAGTTGCACAACGTCGGTGCTTACATGCAGTTTGAACGCAAAGTGTATGAACAGCAGGGCTCCGGCCTGGGTCTGACGGTTGCCAGAAGGCTCACCGAAATCCACGGCGGGTTCCTTAAACTTGAAAGCGAATACGGAAAAGGGACGACCGTTTCGGTAACGCTGCCGGCCTCCCGCGACGATGAGGCCGCACCGCCGGATCAGCAATCCGCAGAGAAGTGA
- a CDS encoding ATP-binding protein produces the protein MRRSRAGTKSDFSLVAVPVPASTRGCIHSSGISVLRLVTKNNVRKGVADTSQLPDDSEELTPQSGVDDASSRRASKRVKPLSQIPLPFAPPSPNIIISDREQLRALLSSLPVLLFALDRQANLLMLEGKGLAEFTPVQRQSVGRSFFEFYPESHENRQRLAHALDGTVVSWTERIGDRTLVTTLSPLRDRDGIVTGLLGVGLATPTTSQEMTGEREAGLTSPGSQFFAQVSHEFRTPLNSIVGFANLLSNKQESRFSEQDLFYVQRIIGNATHLLGVVSDMLNLSVIETGKVTMVLSEVDLGDLIRETIGEIGVDARGGALEMRTEIPEGVLPVVTDRQKLKQVLINLLANARKFTQQGSITVSVVMDEFLRPTRIDVQDNGMGISEEKLEAVFEAFERGEQAVGQYIEGTGLGLTISRALCKLMGYSLRTTSELGKGSTFAVDFSLRSTPQAG, from the coding sequence GTGAGAAGGAGCCGGGCGGGCACGAAGTCAGATTTCAGTCTTGTCGCTGTCCCGGTCCCTGCATCGACGCGCGGCTGCATCCATAGCTCGGGAATTTCTGTCCTGCGCCTTGTAACCAAGAACAATGTGAGGAAGGGTGTGGCGGACACGTCGCAACTGCCAGACGATAGTGAGGAACTCACGCCCCAGTCCGGCGTCGATGATGCCTCTTCACGGCGGGCCTCCAAACGGGTGAAGCCGCTGTCGCAAATCCCACTTCCGTTCGCTCCTCCATCTCCAAACATCATCATCAGCGATCGCGAGCAGCTACGCGCTCTCCTTTCGTCACTCCCCGTTCTTCTCTTTGCACTCGATCGACAGGCAAATCTGCTGATGCTCGAAGGAAAAGGGCTGGCAGAGTTCACGCCAGTGCAGCGGCAGTCGGTCGGACGCTCCTTCTTCGAATTTTATCCCGAGAGCCATGAAAACCGCCAGCGCCTGGCCCACGCGCTCGATGGGACTGTTGTCAGCTGGACGGAGCGCATCGGGGACCGAACGCTTGTGACGACTCTATCGCCCCTCCGGGACCGCGATGGCATCGTTACTGGTCTGCTCGGCGTTGGCCTCGCAACCCCGACCACATCACAAGAGATGACAGGGGAACGCGAAGCTGGCCTAACATCACCCGGCAGCCAGTTCTTCGCTCAAGTAAGTCATGAATTTCGCACGCCGCTGAATTCCATTGTTGGGTTCGCAAATCTCCTCTCCAACAAACAAGAATCACGTTTCAGTGAACAAGACCTCTTTTATGTCCAGCGGATCATCGGAAATGCGACGCACTTGCTTGGCGTGGTGAGTGACATGCTCAACCTGTCAGTCATCGAGACGGGGAAGGTCACGATGGTGCTTTCGGAGGTTGACCTTGGTGACTTGATACGGGAGACGATTGGAGAAATCGGTGTTGACGCTCGGGGCGGAGCACTGGAGATGCGCACAGAAATTCCGGAGGGTGTGCTCCCGGTCGTAACGGACAGACAAAAGCTGAAACAAGTCTTGATCAATCTCCTGGCGAACGCGCGGAAATTCACGCAGCAGGGATCCATCACGGTTTCCGTGGTCATGGATGAGTTCCTCAGGCCGACACGAATCGACGTCCAGGATAACGGGATGGGGATATCAGAAGAGAAGCTCGAAGCGGTTTTTGAAGCTTTTGAAAGAGGAGAACAAGCCGTTGGTCAGTACATCGAGGGAACAGGACTGGGATTGACGATTTCGAGGGCTTTGTGCAAGTTGATGGGTTACAGTCTCCGCACAACGAGCGAGTTGGGGAAAGGCTCGACGTTTGCCGTCGATTTCTCCCTGCGTTCGACACCACAGGCCGGTTGA
- a CDS encoding DUF2961 domain-containing protein, with protein sequence MNRTIRILCLLLAGGFMAHELDAQGTSYNGLNLGLGNLSRLSKAKTRSISPENFTGEKGEAGKATSGTGEKAARDLGKGWKISPSIKIEKRSTYTLAEIDGPGAIQHIWMTPTGTWRYSILRVYWDGEKDPSVEVPVGDFFANGWGTYSHITSLPVAVNPGSAFNCYWEMPFRKSCRITMENIGENDMTLYYQIDYTLTDIPPDLAYFHSQFRRVNPLPYKSIYTILDGVKGWGQYVGTYLAWGVNNNGWWGEGEIKFFLDGDTEFPTICGTGTEDYFCGSYNFENQTTHQYQEFTTPYSGLAQVIRPDGVYNSQQRFGLYRWHIMDPVRFEKDLKINIQALGWRSEGRYLPLMDDIASVAFWYQTEPHAPFPKLPDRDYLEVK encoded by the coding sequence ATGAATCGAACCATCCGAATTCTCTGTCTCTTACTGGCTGGAGGCTTTATGGCTCACGAACTCGACGCACAGGGAACATCGTACAATGGACTCAATTTGGGTCTGGGCAACTTGTCGCGACTCTCCAAAGCGAAGACCCGATCAATTTCGCCGGAAAACTTCACAGGCGAGAAAGGTGAAGCGGGAAAAGCAACGAGCGGCACGGGCGAGAAGGCCGCACGGGATCTCGGGAAGGGGTGGAAGATTTCGCCCTCAATCAAAATCGAAAAGCGAAGCACATACACGCTGGCAGAAATCGACGGCCCCGGGGCCATTCAACACATCTGGATGACGCCAACGGGAACCTGGCGTTATTCGATCCTGCGCGTATATTGGGATGGCGAAAAAGATCCGTCGGTGGAAGTGCCTGTGGGCGATTTCTTCGCAAATGGCTGGGGCACGTACTCACACATCACCTCTCTGCCGGTTGCCGTCAACCCCGGCAGTGCATTCAATTGCTACTGGGAAATGCCATTCCGGAAATCGTGCCGGATTACGATGGAGAATATCGGCGAGAACGACATGACGCTGTATTACCAGATCGACTATACCCTTACAGATATCCCGCCGGATCTTGCCTATTTCCATTCCCAGTTCCGAAGAGTCAACCCGCTTCCGTACAAGTCCATCTACACAATCCTGGACGGAGTGAAAGGGTGGGGACAGTACGTCGGCACATACCTTGCCTGGGGCGTGAACAACAACGGATGGTGGGGCGAAGGGGAGATAAAGTTCTTCCTCGACGGTGACACCGAATTCCCGACCATTTGCGGGACGGGCACTGAGGATTATTTCTGCGGCTCGTACAATTTCGAAAACCAGACGACGCACCAGTACCAGGAATTCACGACGCCGTATAGCGGTCTGGCGCAGGTCATCAGGCCCGATGGTGTGTACAATTCACAGCAGCGGTTCGGACTCTACCGATGGCATATCATGGATCCCGTCCGGTTTGAAAAGGACCTCAAGATCAACATTCAGGCTCTTGGTTGGAGATCCGAAGGACGGTATCTCCCGCTGATGGATGACATAGCTTCGGTGGCGTTCTGGTACCAGACCGAACCACACGCCCCGTTTCCTAAACTGCCGGATCGGGATTACCTTGAAGTAAAATAG
- a CDS encoding M1 family metallopeptidase, producing the protein MTTRSFFLLLLAAFASTTRLTAQERPLQPGMDVLHYEFSLLLPEEGRHIEGLARLTVRRTLPVDHLMLDLVGLRVDTVWVNQKPVGFERRPGLLDIPLIPSRDSSPDTLLIAVRYGGEVKDGLIIHTDEKGRWYAFGDNWPTRARCWLPTVDQPGDKATVTWTIVAPSNRTVVANGTLVEQKTLPLKSGVASQTSTTWTTTRPIPPYLMVIAAGPLVAYDLGLTARGLSEFPPGVRQSVFVVPELADYPPGPFKKAGEIVEYYSRTVAPFPFEKLAHVQSFTRYGGMENASAIFYANDLFESRSTNTGIIAHETAHQWFGDAVTPRSWGHLWLSEGFASYFEQLWVQKSEGTDAFRKGMIRLRNEIIDSKVTYNHPVIDTLQANLMQLLNSNSYQKGAWVLHMMRSMLGDSLFFAGIRTYYDHHRHGTATTDDLCESFEQVSRSKLRWFFDQWLRRPGLPELRTAWSYDEALHRVTVDISQRQSASAYRFPLALEVHSHEGKVHIVSIDVPALESARIQLPLILESKPLKLVFDPQVALLASIKSN; encoded by the coding sequence ATGACGACCCGGTCTTTCTTCCTGCTTCTCCTTGCCGCATTTGCTTCTACGACAAGGTTGACGGCACAGGAGCGCCCGCTCCAACCGGGCATGGACGTGCTCCACTATGAATTCTCTCTGTTACTTCCTGAGGAGGGCCGCCACATCGAAGGGCTCGCCCGTCTCACCGTCCGTCGAACACTGCCTGTCGATCATCTCATGCTTGACCTCGTCGGCTTGCGTGTCGACACCGTGTGGGTGAACCAGAAGCCGGTCGGATTTGAACGAAGGCCTGGCTTGTTGGACATCCCTTTGATCCCATCCCGGGATTCTTCGCCGGATACACTGCTCATCGCGGTCCGGTATGGCGGCGAGGTGAAGGATGGACTGATCATCCACACCGATGAGAAGGGGCGCTGGTATGCGTTTGGCGACAATTGGCCGACGCGGGCCAGGTGCTGGCTTCCGACTGTCGACCAGCCCGGCGACAAGGCCACCGTGACGTGGACTATCGTAGCGCCCAGCAATCGTACCGTCGTCGCCAACGGAACATTGGTCGAACAAAAAACGCTTCCTCTCAAATCCGGCGTAGCGAGTCAAACATCCACCACGTGGACCACGACTCGGCCGATTCCTCCGTATCTCATGGTGATAGCAGCTGGGCCGCTTGTCGCGTACGACCTCGGTTTGACCGCCCGGGGTCTCAGTGAGTTCCCCCCGGGTGTCAGACAGTCGGTTTTTGTTGTCCCGGAGTTGGCGGACTATCCGCCGGGGCCGTTCAAGAAAGCGGGAGAGATTGTCGAGTACTATTCCCGCACAGTAGCGCCGTTTCCGTTCGAAAAGCTGGCGCATGTGCAGAGTTTCACGCGGTACGGCGGAATGGAAAACGCGAGCGCGATCTTTTACGCGAACGATCTCTTCGAGAGCCGGAGCACCAACACCGGCATCATCGCACACGAGACGGCTCATCAGTGGTTCGGCGATGCGGTGACGCCGCGCAGTTGGGGACATCTCTGGCTTTCGGAAGGCTTCGCGTCGTATTTCGAGCAGCTGTGGGTACAAAAGAGCGAGGGTACGGATGCATTCCGGAAGGGGATGATCAGACTGCGGAATGAGATCATCGATTCAAAAGTGACCTACAACCACCCTGTCATCGACACGCTGCAGGCAAATCTCATGCAGCTTCTGAATTCAAACAGCTACCAGAAGGGCGCCTGGGTCCTGCATATGATGCGCTCGATGCTTGGGGATAGTCTCTTCTTCGCGGGAATCAGAACATACTATGATCACCACCGTCACGGCACGGCGACGACCGATGATCTGTGCGAGTCTTTTGAGCAGGTCTCCCGTTCGAAGCTTCGATGGTTTTTCGATCAATGGCTCCGCAGACCCGGACTTCCCGAACTGAGGACTGCTTGGTCGTACGATGAAGCGCTGCATCGTGTTACCGTGGACATCTCCCAGAGACAAAGCGCTTCTGCGTACAGGTTCCCGTTGGCTCTTGAAGTGCATTCCCATGAAGGCAAGGTCCACATCGTGTCCATAGATGTTCCGGCCCTGGAATCCGCACGGATCCAGCTTCCGCTCATCCTTGAATCGAAGCCGCTGAAACTGGTGTTCGATCCTCAGGTTGCTCTCCTCGCATCAATCAAATCGAACTAG
- a CDS encoding carbonic anhydrase, which translates to MNELLTISTESDIPPQYRGTPIGLLLEYHNLDRAHEIYAAAQLLVGMCMDNRKHLHIPDNFAFIIRSGGANLRYSEFKVSYAIAVGNVHCIALVGHNQCGMVNLISRKEQFISGLVQSAGWQAQAAEEHFHHFAPMFEIGNEADFILSEVKRLRLRYPKILVAPLMYRVEDNRLYLIREDTVSGGLL; encoded by the coding sequence ATGAATGAACTTCTGACGATATCCACGGAGAGCGACATTCCTCCGCAATACCGTGGAACCCCTATCGGGCTGCTGCTCGAATACCATAACCTTGATCGCGCGCATGAAATCTACGCAGCTGCGCAGTTGCTCGTCGGAATGTGCATGGACAATCGAAAGCATCTTCACATCCCCGACAATTTTGCGTTCATCATACGGTCCGGCGGTGCAAATCTGCGGTACAGCGAATTCAAAGTATCGTACGCCATCGCTGTCGGTAATGTGCACTGCATAGCGCTCGTTGGTCACAACCAGTGCGGAATGGTCAACCTCATCAGCCGGAAGGAGCAGTTCATCAGCGGCCTTGTGCAAAGCGCCGGATGGCAAGCTCAGGCTGCAGAAGAGCATTTCCATCATTTCGCGCCAATGTTCGAGATTGGCAATGAAGCTGACTTCATCCTTAGCGAGGTCAAACGACTTCGTCTGCGGTACCCGAAAATTCTGGTTGCCCCGCTCATGTACCGTGTGGAAGACAACCGATTGTACTTGATCCGGGAAGACACGGTCAGCGGCGGCCTGCTGTAG
- a CDS encoding FKBP-type peptidyl-prolyl cis-trans isomerase — MKSHLKIIGIFLLVPALLSSQGKEPIKSQKDKVSYSIGLDFGKNMKSQSVELNLDLLLRGIRDGLAEAAPALTDAEMREAMTTFQKEMMAKMQEKQKVSGEKNKKEGEAFLAENKKKPGIVTLPSGLQYKILKDGIGKSPKATDTVTVHYRGTLVSGKEFESSYKGGAPTTYPLKGFIPGWVEALQKMKVGSKWQLFVPSNLAYGENGPGDIGPNATLIFEVELLGAK; from the coding sequence TTGAAATCACATCTCAAGATCATAGGGATATTCCTTCTCGTGCCTGCGCTACTCTCCTCGCAGGGAAAAGAACCAATCAAGTCTCAGAAAGACAAAGTGAGCTACAGTATCGGCCTCGACTTTGGAAAGAACATGAAGAGCCAGTCGGTGGAACTCAATCTGGATCTCCTTCTCCGCGGCATACGTGACGGGCTTGCCGAAGCGGCCCCGGCTTTGACGGATGCGGAGATGAGGGAAGCTATGACTACATTCCAGAAGGAGATGATGGCGAAGATGCAGGAAAAGCAGAAAGTCTCGGGCGAAAAGAACAAGAAAGAAGGCGAGGCATTTCTTGCCGAGAACAAGAAAAAACCCGGCATCGTGACGCTCCCAAGCGGACTGCAATACAAGATTCTGAAAGACGGGATCGGAAAGTCACCGAAGGCGACTGACACGGTTACGGTGCACTACCGCGGCACGCTGGTCAGCGGGAAGGAATTTGAAAGTTCATACAAGGGGGGCGCACCCACGACGTACCCGTTGAAGGGCTTTATTCCGGGCTGGGTTGAGGCTCTTCAGAAAATGAAGGTCGGCTCGAAATGGCAGTTATTCGTCCCCTCGAACCTTGCCTATGGTGAAAACGGCCCAGGAGATATCGGACCGAATGCGACATTGATCTTTGAAGTGGAGCTTCTCGGAGCGAAATAG